The nucleotide sequence CACACCCAGTTCCGCGAGAACCATCAGGCCGGCCACCACGACGACTAGAACTGTCGATAGGTTGTGCAGGATCGCGCTGATGGTCTGCGTGCGCTTGCGACGCTCCATCTCGGCTGCCAGCGTATCGTCATGCGGCTGGATGAGCAGGGCGAGGTGGGATACCAGCATGTGCAATATTTTGATGGACAGGCCGGCGACCGCCACGATCAGCACTATGCGGATGCCGTTATCCAGAATCCATGCGAGCAGCGATTCTGGCCGCCATTGCGCGGCCAGTCGCGGCGAAATCAGCGGCATGTCCATTGCGCGGAGAGAAAAGAAGAGCACCAGAATGGAGCCGATCACAAGGACCACTGCGCGTGCGCTTCGCGCGAGATCCTCCATCCACTCCTGTAAAGATTGGTCGATGGACTCGGCCTTGGTTATGCGGCGCACTAGCCAGCGAACTTCATAGCGGAAGAGTTTTAGCAACAGCACTCCGCCGACTACAATTCCTGCCAGGGTAACTGACAGCCATATCCATTGCATCCATCGCGGGTCAATCATGCGGCGGCCTCATCGATATTCACTGCTGGAGACTGAAATGCGAGGTCATTCAATATCTTAAACCATACGAGCCGAATCAAAGAATAGCGGAATGCGGACGGATGGACCGCCATCCTGAGGGCGATGCGAAGGCTGCTGAAGGGGAGGCGCCCCTGCTTGAAGAGTGCGTGTACTATGACGAGGCAGACACTTTGCGGGGCGGTGGCTGAGTCTCTTGCCAGGTATAGAAGATTCGTTGAATCACGGTAATGTTGGTCATCGTAGCCAGTAACCAAAGCACTGGCGCCATACGGTTCCATAGTGCGCCAATGATGATGAGCACGACGCGCTCAGGCCGCTCCATGAACCCGACTTTGCAGAGTGGAATCACCACTTCGGCGCGCGCGCGCGCATAACTCACCATCACCGAGCCGACCATGACTACTGCCACCAGTACGACGTAGAGGAAGCGGTCCATGCGCGAGTAATAGACCAGCAGGCCGATGTAAATGGCCAGATCGGAGTAGCGATCCATCACCGAATCAAAGAAGCCTCCGAAAACGGAAGTGGTGTTGGTTACGCGGGCAATGCGTCCATCGAGCATGTCGAACAATCCGGCCCCCACCACGACCAAGCCAGCCTGGAAAAATTTTCCGGTGCCAAACAAGATGGCGGCGTAGATATTGATGACCAGTCCGAAGGCGGTAAAGAAATTCGGGTGAATGCGGGTCAGAGAGAGCGCGTGGACTATCGCTTCAATGATGAATTGTGCGGTGGCGCCAATTAGTCTTGTCAGCATTAAGTAAGAATTCCAGGCGGATTTCCGTCAGATTGCAGTAGTAAGGCGACGGTCAATTTAGCCTTTGTCGTGGATGGTGGTCAGTTTGCGGATCTCAAACTCGCGCGCGCCGGATGGGGTAACCACCTTGACCGCATCGCCGACTTGCTTGCCAACCAAGGCCCGGCCGATGGGGGAGGAAGTGGATATCTTGCCGTTGGCGACGTCGGTTTCCTCGCTGGTGACAATATCATAAATTACCTTGGTTCCCTTATCGAGGTCCTGCACTTCCACGGTGGAGCCAAAGGCCACGCGGTCCTTCGGGATATTGTTGAAATTAACCAGGGATATCTCACCCAAGCGCTTGCGCAGCTGGCCCAGTCGCGCATTGACGAAGCTCTGGCGCTCCTTGGCGGCATGGTACTCGGCGTTTTCGCTCAGGTCGCCATGCGCGCGCGCGGTTCTAATTTCAATCGGAAGTTCGTGATTCAGCTCATGATCGAGCACTCGAATCTCTTCTTCCAGCTTCTTTTTCAACGCATCTGACATGTGTTCCTCTTGAAAAACTCGCCCTTCCAGGCACCCGCAACAAGCCCGCTGCGGGGATTGGCAGGATCAGGACGTAAAAATTATTATAGTCGCGCCGCCTGTCCTGCGATAGAATTTTTCAAGCCTCGCGTGACAAAAGCCGGGCTTTGGCCTTTCGGGGAACTGGAAAGGGCCTTACAGACGACTGCGGCGAGGACTACAATGGAGCGGGGGTGCTTGAGGCAGCTATCCTAATTTGTGTGTTCCGGTATTGGCCATGACAGAGCAGCACTCTTTCCCTTTCGGGGACGGTGCAGGCCATCGCCGGTGTCTGAAAATTGAATGAGCATGACTTTTCGCCCAGGGCCGCTCAAGATTCAGGGTATCCCGCATCCGCGTTGCCTGAACCCATGAAACCGCGCATTCTCATCATTTCGCCCGTTACGCCTTACCCTGTCCATCACGGGGCAGGCAGCGCCATTTATGGATATATACGAGCGCTGCGCACCGAGTTCGACATTACTTTTGTCGGTTTTTGCCCGACACATCTCCACGCGCAGGCGCAGGCCGGGCTGGATGTTCTCTGCCAACGCGCGTACCTGTTCAGGCTGCCCGAAGCGCGCCATCTTGATGCCTTCTCGCCTATTCCCTATCTGTTCTCTAATCTGCAGAGCGAACCCATGCACCAGCTTGTCGATCACCTGCTGAAGGAAGAGCAGTTCGACCTGGTTGAAGTCGAGTACCTGGGTATGGCCGATTACGCAGAAGGCGCTCGCTGCCCGCGGATCATCCGTGCGCATGTGCAGGAGTGGCTGCACTATTACATCAACTTCCAGCAGACCAGCGGCATCGGCACCCGCATGGAGCATCTGTTCTGGAGCGTGGATGCCGTCCGGCATAACCGAGCAGCACTTGAGAGTTTCGATTGGGTGTTGGTAACTTCCGAGGAGGAGCGTCGCCGCGCGCGAGAATTTGTTCCTGCGGTGAAGGCCGAGGCGCTGCCCTTCATTCTAATGGATTGTGAATACTACGTTCCGGCTCCGGCGCCACCCCGCAACAAACAGTTATTGTTTGTAGGTTTTCTTCCGCACACCCCCAACACGGATGCGCTTCAGTATTTCATCCGCGAGGAGTGGCCGCTGATCCGCCGCCGCGATCCTGAGGCTCGCCTGAGCGTGGTGGGCGAAGGCGCGTCTAATGCGCTGCGGGGATTGATGTACGACTATGGCGTGGACTACCTGGGCTTCGTCAAGGACCTGCGCACGATCTACGCGGACACACGGGTTTACATCGCTCCGGTAACCAGTGGCGGGGGCATCCGCACCAAGATTGTCGAGGCCATGACCGCCGGCATCCCCGTCGTCTGCAACTCCTTCGCGCCTGCTGGGCTGGGACTGTTGCCGGAGCAGCACGTCATTGTGCGGGATAATCCACGGGAATCTGTCGATGCTATCCTTCATCTGCTGAACGACGATCAAGATTGGTTGGCGCTCCGTGATCGCGCGCGAGGCTGGGTGGAGAACTGCTACGGCCTGCAGAAGGCGGGCCCGAGGATTGCTCAACGCTATCTTCAGTTCTTACGCCAGTCTCAGCACCAGTCCCACCAAAAGTCGCGCCGCCAATCTGGCCGGGAGGCAGCGTGACGTCTATCGCCCAGCCAATCCCGAAACCAGTCCGTAGGATGCCCGTGTCAGAAACGGTCAACACCAATGGCGGAGGCTTGAATCATCCGGCCAAGGCGGTTTACTTTGCCACGGGCTCGCCGGACTTGGCAGCGCGAGACCTTGTTCGTCTCGGTCTCAGCTCGAATGGCACGGCACTGCGCGTGGTCTGTCCACGCTCCGGCATGGCGACACTCGCTCGCAAGGCCGCATTGCGACCGAACCAGATGGTGGCGTATTCCTCCGTCCGAGCACTATGGGCCTGGCTGCGAATTTTGTCCTTCCTCGGGTTCACTCGCGATACCGAGATTATTTGCCTGAGCGCGCCGCAAAATTTCCGCTTCATGAAGATGATGGCGTTTTCATTCCGTGGGCGTGGCCGCTTCTCCACGGGCGAAGGTGATTGCACGGAGCTCTCGCTGCTTGATCTATTGCGGCTACACTGGAATCAATACTGGAATTGCCGCGAACAGCGTATTCAGGCGCTGCCATTAGCGGTGATTGGCGCTGCCTCCGCAAAGAGCCTGCGCATGATCGTTGCTTCGCTCCGCGCGCGTTACCCCGGCAAGCAGATCACGGGCTGGTTGCAGAAATCGGATGCGGCCGCAGTGGCGGAAGTATTCGATGAAGTCAGAATTGTGCCATCAGGCTTCTTCCTGCGCCCAATCGCGGAAATGTCCCTGCTTTTAAGCAGCCGCAAATTCATCAGCTGGATCATTCCCTATACGAATGAAGACTCGCAGTGGATGAAGTTAACCGCGCTGCTTTGGCCGTTGCGGTGTCGCCAAATATACAACGAGATGGGCGACACCTTTCCACTCTCGGATTGGGGGAGTCTCTGGCGGCATTTCAGTTGGCGTTTTATTAAGACCGACCGCCGCTTTGGCTGGCCAGTAGCGGTGGCGGGCTCGGCCTCCGGGTTTTACCTTGAGAAAATTGTCGCCTCGGTGCGCGTGCGATTTCTCGGAAGTGAACTGCATGGTTGGTTGGGGCCGTTGCAGGTTGAATCGGCCGGCCACCTTTTCGATGTGGTTCATCGTCTGGACGAAACGGGAAATTCATTTTCTACCGCATGGCGTATGTTGCAAGCGGGCCGCAACTACGGCAGTTGGATCGTGCCATGCACGGACGAGCCATTCCGTTGGCTTAAATTCCTGGCATTGGCGCTGCCCTTGCGCAGCCGCTACCTGTATAACGAAGTGGGCGACGGATTTCCGCTCCGGGATTTCTCCACCACATGGCGGCATTTCTTTTGGCGGCTGCGCTACAAATTCACCTTCCAGTTTCTTTCCTCCTCCTCGGATAGCTCCTTGCAGCGACGCTTGATTCATGTGCCCGCCTACGCCTTTCGGCTCCTACTCGCGGCGCCGATCCTTTTCCGGGCCAACCAGACGAACCAAGCTTCTGGGCACAACCGCTCCACTGGTGCGCTCACCTCAGTGGATTTGATGGTGATCGGGCCACAAGATCACACAGGGGCGGGACCGCCACCGATCACCTCCGCATCTACAGGAGTCTTGGTCAGAGTTGTTGAACTGGATGGCGACACCGAGCTATCCGAGCAGGTTTGGCAGAGGGCGCGGAACCACGACGCCGATTACATCTGCATCCTGGATAGCCAGTGCCAACCCACGGCGGCAGGCTGGCTCGAACAGATGCTGGAAGCTTTCGATGAGACTGTGGCTCAGGTGGGCCCGCAGCTCCGCGTTGGAGACCATCAGACGATCTGCCAGGGCGCGTTGATCGATCCCGATGGACAGGTGTGCTGGAACACCAATTCGGCGGCGCGCTTCCATGCTCGTCCGGAGTGGCTGGAGGTGCAGGCACTACCGTGGGTCTGCGTGGTGATCCGACGGACGGCCTTGTTGCAAACCTTGTTGCAGGTGGAGACAACTGCCACATCACATCGTCCCGCCAACCAGTGGATTCACGACGATCTCTGCCGCCTCTTTTCGAATAACGGATGGCTTTCGATTTGCAACTCATCGGTTACGGTGGCGCACCCGCTCGTTTCGCGCGTCGAGCAGGTGCAGCGCTCAAGCGCCACCTAAGCTCACCTGCTCGCCCCCTGCGGGTTCACCGTGGGATGGTTCCGCCCTGGCAAAAGGTGTAACCTGATAGTTTGAACGCCACTCAGTTGTGGGCCTGGAGGCATGAGGATTTCATTCAATTTTTGTCAGATTAAGCGGGCCGCCTTCTGCGTGTTGTTTGCGCTAGTGGGGGAGTGGTCTGTTTCATCACGGGCGCAAACCCATCCCTGGCCGGAGGGCGAAAAGCTGGTGTTGAGTTTATTCTGGCCGAGCGGCGTCACCATGGGTGAAGCGACCATTGAAAGTAAAACGGCGGGTGATGTTTTGCAGATTTCCGCCACGGTAGAAGCCATACTCCCGCAGAACCGCATCACGTATTCATTTGATTCAGAGGTGACGACGGACCTCTGTTCCCGGCGGTTCAGTCAATCCGTCCGCCGCGGTTCGCGCAGTTGGGAGGAAGTTACTGTGTTCGATTCCGTAGCAGGGAAAGCTATCGTATCGCGGGATGGCGGCAAACGGGAAATGGCTGCACCCAAGTGTGCCCGCGACCCACTGGCGTACCTCTACTATTTTCGCAAACAGGTGGCCGCGGGCAAACGTCCATCGAGCGATACATTGTTTCTGGGCGGCCCGGTCTCGCTGCGTATCGAAGCCATGGCGGAACAGAAGGTCAAGATCAGCCAGCATTCCCGGCAAGGGGACCTCTATCTCGTAACCTATCCGGGATCCGCTGGAGACGGGTTTGTGGAAATATGGCTGGAGCGGGGTTCGCGGCATGCTCCCATTGCCGTCCGGCTGCCCTTGCCGCTCGCCACGTTTTCCGCCGAACTCCAGTAACTGGATTACAGTAACCGCGACCTCATGCGCATTGCCTTCTTCACGCCACTGAACCCTCAGCCGTCTGGAATCTCCGACTACGGAGAAGCTCTACTGCGGCATCTCGCGCCGCTCGCTGAGCGTATTGATGTCTTCATCGAAGACTACACGCCCACGGCTGAATTCTCCGCTGCGAACATCACCATCCGTCCCTGGCGGCAGTTTGAACCAGACTATCAGGCCGGCCTCTATGATGGCGTCATCTATCAGATCGGCAACAACCCGTTTCACGTTTACATTTACGACCTCGCCCTGCGCATACCGGGCATCTTGATCCTGCACGAACACAACCTGCACTACTTGATATCCGACGTAACCATTAAGCGCAACGATTGGGACGGCTATCTCGAAGAAGTCTATTACAACGCCGGAATCGGCGCGCTGGACCATGCCCGCCGCGCTCGGACAGGCGTGGTGCAGCCTGATTTCAATGGCATCGCCATGAACCGCCGGTTGCTGGAGCGTAGTCAGGCCGTCGTGGTGCACAGCCAGTTCATGGTGGACCTGCTCGCCAAAACCGGCATTCCCATTCCAGTCTGCCAGATTCCGCACGGCGTGGAGTTTCCGGTGATCGACTGCGCCGCCGCGCGCGCCCGGCTGGCCCACAGAACGGGGTGGAAGCTCGCATCGGATGATCCCATCATTGGCATCTTTGGATTTCTCAAGCCGTATAAAAGTATCCACCAATCGCTCCGCGCCTTCGCGGAGGTTCGTGCAGAGTTTCCAAAGGCAAAGATGATCCTCGCCGGTGAAGAGCATCCTCACTACCCACTGCGTCCGTTGGTTGCGGAGTTGGGGTTGAACGATGCGGTGAGCCTGTTGGGCTATCTGCCGCAGGAAGAATTTGTCGATTGCATGGCAGCTGCGGATATCTCGCTCAACCTGCGTTGGCCGACAGCCGGGGAAACCTCCGGCAGCCTCCTGTGGGCGCTGGCGCTGGGCAAGCCCACACTCATCTCCGAAGTCGGCGCGTTCCTGGAAGTTCCCGAAGGCGCGGCGGTGCGCATTCCTATGGGAGATCAGGAGCAGCGG is from Acidobacteriota bacterium and encodes:
- a CDS encoding CDP-alcohol phosphatidyltransferase family protein, with translation MLTRLIGATAQFIIEAIVHALSLTRIHPNFFTAFGLVINIYAAILFGTGKFFQAGLVVVGAGLFDMLDGRIARVTNTTSVFGGFFDSVMDRYSDLAIYIGLLVYYSRMDRFLYVVLVAVVMVGSVMVSYARARAEVVIPLCKVGFMERPERVVLIIIGALWNRMAPVLWLLATMTNITVIQRIFYTWQETQPPPRKVSASS
- the greA gene encoding transcription elongation factor GreA, producing the protein MSDALKKKLEEEIRVLDHELNHELPIEIRTARAHGDLSENAEYHAAKERQSFVNARLGQLRKRLGEISLVNFNNIPKDRVAFGSTVEVQDLDKGTKVIYDIVTSEETDVANGKISTSSPIGRALVGKQVGDAVKVVTPSGAREFEIRKLTTIHDKG
- a CDS encoding glycosyltransferase; translation: MKPRILIISPVTPYPVHHGAGSAIYGYIRALRTEFDITFVGFCPTHLHAQAQAGLDVLCQRAYLFRLPEARHLDAFSPIPYLFSNLQSEPMHQLVDHLLKEEQFDLVEVEYLGMADYAEGARCPRIIRAHVQEWLHYYINFQQTSGIGTRMEHLFWSVDAVRHNRAALESFDWVLVTSEEERRRAREFVPAVKAEALPFILMDCEYYVPAPAPPRNKQLLFVGFLPHTPNTDALQYFIREEWPLIRRRDPEARLSVVGEGASNALRGLMYDYGVDYLGFVKDLRTIYADTRVYIAPVTSGGGIRTKIVEAMTAGIPVVCNSFAPAGLGLLPEQHVIVRDNPRESVDAILHLLNDDQDWLALRDRARGWVENCYGLQKAGPRIAQRYLQFLRQSQHQSHQKSRRQSGREAA
- a CDS encoding DUF3108 domain-containing protein; protein product: MRISFNFCQIKRAAFCVLFALVGEWSVSSRAQTHPWPEGEKLVLSLFWPSGVTMGEATIESKTAGDVLQISATVEAILPQNRITYSFDSEVTTDLCSRRFSQSVRRGSRSWEEVTVFDSVAGKAIVSRDGGKREMAAPKCARDPLAYLYYFRKQVAAGKRPSSDTLFLGGPVSLRIEAMAEQKVKISQHSRQGDLYLVTYPGSAGDGFVEIWLERGSRHAPIAVRLPLPLATFSAELQ
- a CDS encoding glycosyltransferase, giving the protein MRIAFFTPLNPQPSGISDYGEALLRHLAPLAERIDVFIEDYTPTAEFSAANITIRPWRQFEPDYQAGLYDGVIYQIGNNPFHVYIYDLALRIPGILILHEHNLHYLISDVTIKRNDWDGYLEEVYYNAGIGALDHARRARTGVVQPDFNGIAMNRRLLERSQAVVVHSQFMVDLLAKTGIPIPVCQIPHGVEFPVIDCAAARARLAHRTGWKLASDDPIIGIFGFLKPYKSIHQSLRAFAEVRAEFPKAKMILAGEEHPHYPLRPLVAELGLNDAVSLLGYLPQEEFVDCMAAADISLNLRWPTAGETSGSLLWALALGKPTLISEVGAFLEVPEGAAVRIPMGDQEQRWLAGWLRALLGDPALARQIGQAGHGYAAHECAWETVAQRYLEFISGIAKKSAGSVEEIPPPYARKIGERALHGCATSGEDLADYIMGFCQTSPEMSEYARTHLARLVQTIQVTPRGTEQDRILEMGCYLQITPALRSHLGYGEVRGAYFGKRGESSVRSARSITGEEFTCTVDLFDAEKDKYPYPDGFFRTILCCELIEHLHFDPMHMMAEINRILAPGGHLILSTPNLTSLRSIEAVLHGYHPALFAHYIRPAADGTIDPRHAREYAPRELGLLMEAAGFAVEGIETGNYAAISQEFEFARKVIASHGLSAEFRGEAIYCRGRKTGPVRERWPKELYYP